One Phycisphaerae bacterium RAS2 DNA window includes the following coding sequences:
- a CDS encoding Peptidase family M50 encodes MDSALLAAVEFTPLMIAALIGWIISVCFHEFSHALVAYWGGDTSTAERGYLTFNPAKYIDPLFSLAIPAAVFMLGGFPLPGGAVLIDYSRLRSDKWGSYVSAAGPASNFVLFLLTAFIFHPALGIVDVTTYDQPNWVYFCGAMAVLNFIAVVFNLIPLPPFDGFGIIEHKLSNESRWRMRMPQTSLACIALAFFGFGLEPVQRFVWGGFDQLCSMLGLPTDLLAVCFQVVLFNEAPPTA; translated from the coding sequence ATGGACTCCGCCTTGCTCGCTGCCGTTGAATTCACACCGCTCATGATCGCCGCGCTCATCGGCTGGATCATCAGCGTCTGCTTTCATGAATTCTCGCACGCCCTCGTCGCCTACTGGGGCGGCGACACATCGACTGCCGAACGCGGCTACCTCACCTTCAACCCCGCGAAGTACATCGACCCCCTCTTCAGCCTCGCCATTCCGGCGGCCGTGTTCATGCTCGGCGGCTTTCCCCTGCCCGGCGGCGCGGTGCTGATCGACTACTCACGACTTCGGTCAGACAAATGGGGTTCTTATGTCTCCGCCGCCGGTCCGGCCAGCAACTTCGTCCTCTTTCTGCTCACCGCGTTCATCTTTCACCCGGCCTTGGGCATTGTCGATGTCACCACATACGACCAGCCGAATTGGGTGTACTTCTGCGGCGCGATGGCTGTACTCAATTTCATCGCCGTCGTCTTTAACCTCATCCCCCTGCCGCCCTTCGACGGCTTCGGCATCATCGAGCACAAATTGAGCAACGAATCACGCTGGCGGATGCGAATGCCGCAAACCTCGCTCGCCTGCATCGCCCTCGCGTTCTTCGGCTTCGGCCTCGAACCGGTGCAGCGATTCGTCTGGGGCGGGTTCGATCAATTGTGCTCGATGCTGGGCTTGCCGACCGACCTGCTCGCCGTGTGTTTCCAGGTTGTGCTGTTCAACGAGGCGCCACCGACCGCTTAA
- the trpS gene encoding Tryptophan--tRNA ligase: MRILSGVQPSGKLHLGNYFGAMKQHIEMQHAHECYIFIANYHALTTIQDPARLTGLTRDVAIDYLALGLDPAKACLFRQSDVPEVCELAWILSTVTGKGLLERAVSYKDKTARGLSASMGLFSYPLLQAADILIYRSDAVPVGKDQVQHIEMTADMAGYFHNTYKCEVFTLPQAKLNDAAIVPGLDGEKMSKSYGNTIDLFEDARSAKKKIMAIKTDSTPVESPKNPDTCTVFALLKLFLDATELADWRRRYEQGGMGYGDAKKRLAEAFEAKFGPAREKRAALEKDTAYIEDVLAAAGKKARTVAQAVMEDVRRACGIVVSR, encoded by the coding sequence ATGCGAATTCTTAGCGGCGTACAACCTTCCGGAAAGCTGCACCTCGGCAACTATTTCGGCGCGATGAAGCAGCACATCGAGATGCAGCACGCCCATGAGTGCTACATCTTCATCGCCAACTACCACGCGCTCACGACCATTCAAGACCCGGCGCGGCTCACCGGCCTCACGCGCGATGTCGCCATCGACTACCTCGCGCTCGGGCTGGACCCGGCCAAGGCCTGTCTCTTTCGCCAAAGCGACGTGCCGGAGGTCTGTGAGTTGGCGTGGATTCTTTCCACCGTCACCGGCAAGGGGCTGCTCGAACGGGCCGTCAGTTACAAGGACAAGACCGCACGCGGCCTCTCCGCCTCGATGGGCCTGTTCAGCTATCCGCTTCTTCAGGCGGCAGACATTCTGATTTACCGCAGCGATGCCGTGCCCGTCGGCAAGGACCAGGTGCAGCACATCGAGATGACCGCCGACATGGCGGGGTACTTTCACAATACATACAAGTGCGAGGTCTTCACACTGCCGCAGGCCAAGCTCAACGACGCCGCCATCGTGCCCGGCCTCGACGGCGAGAAGATGAGCAAAAGCTACGGCAACACGATCGATCTGTTCGAGGATGCCAGGAGCGCGAAGAAAAAGATCATGGCGATCAAGACCGACAGCACGCCGGTCGAATCGCCCAAGAACCCCGACACGTGCACCGTCTTCGCGCTGCTCAAGCTCTTCCTCGACGCGACCGAGCTGGCCGACTGGCGCCGCAGGTATGAACAAGGCGGCATGGGCTACGGCGACGCGAAAAAACGCCTGGCCGAGGCATTCGAGGCGAAGTTCGGCCCCGCACGCGAGAAGCGCGCCGCGCTCGAGAAGGACACCGCGTACATTGAGGATGTGCTTGCTGCGGCCGGCAAGAAGGCACGCACCGTTGCGCAGGCCGTCATGGAAGACGTGCGCCGGGCGTGTGGAATCGTTGTTTCAAGATAG
- a CDS encoding Phosphorylated carbohydrates phosphatase, translated as MQPMLRAIIFDFDGVIADTEPLHFAAFERVLRDTPLAITQEEYFARYVGLSDRVFLERLAADRRAAVTNELPRYFDEKYHVYLELIGRGTSLIAGLREFLADLPPTLPVAICSGARRPEIDLILSQHDLAARFPIIITSEDVHSSKPEPHGYLMTLHKLRARHLYGSEKSRDIDPVDAMPADSCLAIEDSPQGILAARAAGMRTLAMLPSHIASDVSAADLRRENFRGLTWDDLCYRFVS; from the coding sequence ATGCAGCCCATGCTTCGGGCGATCATTTTCGATTTCGACGGCGTCATCGCCGACACCGAGCCGCTGCACTTCGCCGCGTTTGAACGCGTTCTGCGTGACACGCCGCTGGCCATCACGCAAGAGGAATACTTCGCTCGCTACGTCGGCCTGTCGGATCGCGTCTTTCTCGAGCGACTGGCCGCCGACCGGCGCGCGGCCGTTACGAATGAACTGCCCCGCTATTTCGATGAGAAATACCATGTCTATCTGGAGCTGATCGGCCGAGGCACGTCGCTCATCGCCGGGCTGCGCGAGTTTCTCGCCGACCTCCCTCCGACCCTGCCGGTCGCCATCTGCAGCGGTGCGCGGCGGCCGGAGATCGACTTGATACTGTCGCAGCACGACCTCGCTGCGCGCTTCCCGATCATCATCACTTCCGAAGACGTGCATTCCTCCAAACCCGAGCCACACGGCTACCTGATGACGCTGCACAAGCTTCGCGCCAGGCACCTCTACGGCAGCGAGAAATCGCGCGACATCGACCCGGTCGACGCAATGCCCGCCGATTCGTGTCTCGCCATCGAAGACAGCCCGCAGGGCATCCTCGCCGCGCGCGCCGCCGGCATGCGCACGCTGGCCATGCTTCCGTCCCACATCGCCTCGGACGTGTCAGCCGCGGATCTGCGCCGGGAGAACTTCCGCGGCCTGACGTGGGACGACCTGTGCTATCGGTTTGTTTCGTAG
- the yflN gene encoding putative metallo-hydrolase YflN, translating into MIRNVARNIWQISGFPAGAINSYLIGDGDRHILIDAGSKLDRRIILRHLRGASVSLLALTHVHPDHQGAAAAACDAFKCPLACHDADRPAMEGRSPMLPDNRPIRWSSRFFAGPARQVDQALREGDDVVGLRVIEAPGHTPGHVIFFREADRVAIAGDLATNMNFLTMRPGLHQPPAFFSVDPAQNRTSFKKLVELNPAMVLFGHGPPLRDMDALRAFAQRLERGQRAACEGA; encoded by the coding sequence ATGATTCGCAACGTCGCACGAAACATCTGGCAGATCAGCGGCTTTCCTGCCGGAGCGATCAACAGCTACCTCATCGGGGACGGCGACCGGCACATTCTCATCGACGCCGGCTCGAAGCTCGATCGACGCATCATCCTTCGCCATCTGCGCGGCGCAAGCGTCTCACTCCTGGCACTTACACACGTACACCCCGATCACCAAGGCGCCGCCGCCGCAGCCTGCGATGCGTTCAAATGCCCGCTCGCCTGTCACGACGCCGACCGCCCCGCGATGGAGGGCCGTTCCCCCATGCTGCCGGACAATCGCCCGATCCGCTGGTCGAGCCGCTTCTTTGCGGGACCCGCGCGGCAGGTCGATCAAGCGCTGCGCGAAGGCGACGACGTGGTGGGCCTTCGTGTCATTGAGGCGCCGGGTCACACACCGGGGCACGTGATCTTCTTCCGAGAGGCCGACCGCGTGGCGATCGCCGGCGATCTCGCGACGAACATGAACTTCCTGACGATGCGGCCCGGCCTGCACCAGCCGCCGGCGTTCTTCAGCGTCGATCCGGCGCAAAACAGAACGTCATTCAAGAAGCTTGTCGAGTTGAACCCTGCCATGGTGCTGTTCGGCCACGGCCCCCCACTGCGCGACATGGACGCTCTGCGCGCCTTTGCCCAGCGGTTGGAGCGCGGTCAGCGCGCGGCGTGCGAAGGCGCCTGA
- the pfkA gene encoding 6-phosphofructokinase, which produces MAHSRLAIIVGGGPAPGINAVIGATTIEAINKGMTVVGILDGFKHLSSDRFVAERHTEELTISRVARIHFDGGSILRTARTTLLDESALDEDMTVRPDNAKVDRVLRHFTELGVTHVVTIGGDDTALSARFVSERSHGRIRVVHVPKTIDNDLPLPGDIPTFGFNTARHLGSELIANLMEDAKTTGRWYIVVAMGRHAGFLALGMGKATGATLTLIPEEFAETVTLGQIADVLEGAIIKRRAMGRVDGVAIVAEGLAYRLGDREELERMLNKKVPMDAAGHLRLAEVPLARMLTDELTRRFGERSDSLTIIPQTIGYMLRCAPPTPLDIAYCRELGNGAIRILLDPKIDLSVGVMVTIQSNELVPMRFSDMVDPQTNRTRIRQVDIDSDGYRTARAYMIRLESEDLDNPVMLAKLTTAAKMDEAEFRKRFRRAATRLQRCPATGRMEIPADEVQAPSHAAR; this is translated from the coding sequence GTGGCTCATTCTCGCTTGGCGATCATTGTGGGGGGCGGTCCGGCGCCGGGGATCAACGCAGTCATCGGCGCGACGACCATTGAAGCCATCAACAAGGGAATGACGGTCGTCGGCATTCTCGATGGCTTCAAACACCTGTCCAGCGACCGGTTCGTCGCCGAGCGGCACACCGAGGAGTTGACCATTTCGCGCGTCGCGCGGATTCACTTCGATGGCGGCTCGATCTTGCGGACGGCGCGGACGACGCTGCTCGATGAATCGGCCCTTGATGAGGACATGACGGTCCGGCCGGACAACGCGAAAGTGGACCGCGTACTGCGGCATTTCACCGAGCTGGGGGTGACGCACGTTGTGACGATCGGGGGAGACGACACGGCGCTGTCGGCTCGGTTTGTTTCGGAGCGCAGCCACGGGCGCATCCGGGTCGTGCACGTGCCCAAGACGATTGATAACGATCTTCCGCTGCCGGGGGATATTCCTACATTTGGCTTTAATACCGCGCGGCATCTGGGCAGCGAGTTGATCGCGAATCTGATGGAAGACGCGAAGACGACCGGCCGCTGGTACATCGTCGTGGCAATGGGGCGGCACGCAGGATTCCTGGCGCTGGGCATGGGCAAGGCGACGGGCGCGACGTTGACGCTGATCCCCGAGGAGTTCGCCGAGACGGTGACGCTGGGGCAGATCGCGGACGTGCTGGAGGGCGCGATCATCAAGCGGCGGGCGATGGGGCGCGTGGATGGCGTGGCGATCGTCGCGGAGGGCCTGGCCTATCGACTGGGCGACCGCGAGGAACTGGAGCGCATGCTGAACAAGAAGGTGCCGATGGACGCGGCGGGGCATCTGCGCCTGGCCGAGGTGCCGTTGGCGCGCATGCTGACCGACGAGCTGACGCGGCGGTTCGGCGAGCGAAGCGACAGCCTGACGATCATTCCACAGACGATTGGCTATATGTTGCGATGCGCCCCGCCGACACCGCTGGACATCGCCTACTGCCGCGAGCTGGGCAACGGGGCGATCCGCATCCTGCTCGACCCGAAGATCGACCTGTCCGTTGGCGTCATGGTCACGATCCAGTCGAACGAGCTGGTGCCGATGCGATTCAGCGACATGGTCGATCCGCAGACCAATCGCACGCGCATCCGGCAGGTCGATATCGATTCCGACGGCTATCGCACGGCGCGGGCGTACATGATTCGACTTGAAAGCGAAGACCTCGACAATCCCGTGATGCTCGCGAAGCTGACGACAGCCGCGAAGATGGACGAGGCGGAGTTTCGCAAGAGATTCCGCCGCGCGGCGACGCGGCTGCAGCGCTGTCCGGCGACCGGTCGCATGGAGATTCCGGCCGACGAAGTTCAGGCGCCTTCGCACGCCGCGCGCTGA
- a CDS encoding Glyoxalase-like domain protein, whose translation MNPKLYRVIVPVADIEQAAAFYAAVLGMPGMRVSDGRHYFDCDGTILACYDPKADGDDGRPTPLPEHLYLAVDDLEHVYIACQKAGAVFDTGDVHGDPAGKVATRPWGERSFYFADPFGNKLCFVDRRTVFTGR comes from the coding sequence ATGAACCCTAAGCTCTACCGCGTGATCGTTCCGGTTGCGGACATCGAGCAGGCCGCTGCATTCTACGCCGCCGTACTGGGCATGCCGGGGATGCGGGTTTCGGACGGCCGCCATTACTTCGATTGCGACGGGACGATCCTCGCCTGTTACGACCCAAAGGCGGACGGGGACGATGGCCGCCCTACGCCACTGCCGGAGCATCTCTACCTCGCAGTCGATGACCTAGAGCATGTGTACATCGCCTGTCAGAAGGCGGGTGCGGTGTTCGATACCGGCGACGTCCACGGCGACCCGGCCGGGAAGGTCGCCACGCGGCCTTGGGGCGAGCGGTCTTTCTATTTCGCCGATCCATTCGGGAACAAACTATGCTTCGTAGATCGTCGTACGGTCTTCACCGGACGATGA
- the rlmL gene encoding Ribosomal RNA large subunit methyltransferase L, producing MALSLDEKREIRVTCALLIPPYLRAEIETLGYQLIDEGRAYVELFGTLRDAMRLNLHLRTAQHVLCLLNRFDCDGPDQLYRAVNALPWETIVAADGYLTVSSSVNHPTINSWAFASLKVKDAIVDRIADKLGRRPDSGPDRRGVVVHLEWHGDQAAVYLNTSGNKLSDRGYRRIPHKAPMAETLAAAVLMAAGYDGSGVLVNPMCGSGTLAIEAALMATGRAPGLLRSDYGLLHVLGMDTEAWQAARREAAKGNAATRGNAAVKSRNKTGGSMIIASDIDPAALAAAKQNAKTAGVDHLIEFAQCDFAETRVPELGEGSGIVLLNPEYGERMGDEKALEATYARIGDFFKQRCAGYTGLIFTGNRNLAKHVGLRASRRIEFWNARIDCRLMRYEMYRGTREAYGASGQLKLGDSKSRPSEPRP from the coding sequence ATGGCCCTGTCGCTCGACGAGAAACGTGAGATTCGCGTCACGTGTGCGCTGCTGATCCCGCCCTATCTGCGCGCCGAAATCGAGACGCTGGGCTATCAACTGATCGACGAGGGCCGCGCGTATGTCGAGCTTTTCGGCACGCTGCGCGACGCCATGCGGCTGAACCTGCACCTCCGCACTGCCCAGCATGTCCTTTGTCTGCTTAACCGGTTCGATTGCGACGGGCCGGACCAGCTCTATCGCGCGGTGAACGCTCTGCCGTGGGAGACCATCGTCGCCGCCGACGGTTATCTCACGGTCAGCAGCAGCGTCAATCACCCAACGATCAACAGTTGGGCGTTCGCGAGCCTGAAAGTAAAGGACGCCATCGTCGACCGCATCGCGGACAAGCTGGGCCGCCGGCCGGACAGCGGGCCGGACCGTCGCGGCGTGGTGGTGCATCTCGAGTGGCACGGCGATCAGGCGGCGGTGTACCTGAACACGTCGGGGAACAAGTTGTCGGACCGGGGGTATCGGCGCATTCCGCACAAAGCGCCGATGGCCGAGACGCTGGCGGCGGCGGTGTTGATGGCGGCGGGGTACGACGGCAGCGGCGTGCTGGTGAATCCGATGTGCGGCAGCGGGACGCTGGCGATCGAGGCGGCGCTGATGGCGACGGGCCGCGCGCCGGGGTTGCTGCGCAGCGATTACGGGCTGTTGCACGTGCTGGGGATGGACACGGAGGCGTGGCAGGCTGCGCGGCGCGAGGCGGCGAAGGGGAACGCGGCGACAAGAGGGAATGCAGCGGTCAAATCGCGCAACAAGACGGGCGGCTCAATGATCATCGCGAGCGACATCGACCCGGCGGCGCTGGCGGCGGCAAAACAGAACGCGAAAACAGCGGGGGTGGATCATCTCATCGAGTTTGCGCAGTGCGACTTTGCCGAGACGCGCGTGCCGGAACTGGGAGAGGGCTCCGGCATCGTGCTGTTGAACCCCGAATACGGCGAGCGGATGGGGGATGAGAAGGCGCTGGAGGCGACGTACGCGCGGATCGGCGATTTCTTCAAGCAGCGTTGCGCCGGCTACACGGGCCTTATCTTCACCGGCAACCGCAATCTGGCGAAACACGTCGGCCTGCGCGCCAGCCGGCGGATCGAATTCTGGAACGCGCGGATCGACTGCCGGTTGATGCGCTATGAGATGTACCGCGGGACGCGCGAGGCGTATGGGGCGAGCGGCCAATTGAAACTTGGCGATTCAAAATCTCGCCCATCCGAGCCGCGACCGTGA
- a CDS encoding acetyltransferase, which yields MNQFDSHPTIRPAADSRDFSEIGLLMREYLTELGVDLCFQDFEGEVADLPRTYAAPDGALLIARAEIDPSSRHQPTDRAAAAGCVALRRVGDTLCEMKRLYVRPAHRGSGLGRRLVEAALDRAREMGFSRVCLNTVVPKMPTAVALYRSMGFVEIEPFDCHPVDGTLAMGRPL from the coding sequence ATGAACCAATTCGATTCTCATCCCACCATTCGCCCCGCCGCCGACTCGCGCGACTTCTCCGAAATCGGCCTGCTCATGCGTGAGTATCTCACCGAATTGGGCGTCGACTTATGCTTTCAGGATTTCGAGGGCGAGGTGGCCGACCTGCCCCGCACCTACGCCGCGCCGGATGGGGCGCTGCTCATCGCCCGCGCCGAGATCGACCCGTCCTCTCGTCACCAGCCAACGGATCGCGCCGCCGCCGCAGGCTGCGTCGCCCTGCGCCGGGTCGGTGACACGCTCTGCGAGATGAAGCGGCTCTACGTCCGCCCGGCTCATCGCGGCAGCGGCCTGGGCCGGCGACTCGTTGAGGCTGCGCTCGATCGCGCCCGCGAGATGGGCTTCTCGCGCGTGTGCCTCAATACCGTCGTGCCGAAGATGCCAACCGCGGTCGCCCTGTACCGGTCGATGGGCTTTGTCGAAATCGAGCCGTTTGACTGTCACCCGGTCGACGGCACGCTGGCGATGGGCCGGCCTCTGTAG
- a CDS encoding Alpha-agarase precursor: protein MLTRTRFFFAALAAGSLLLGAGHRSWAAPITDASYFNSVAHTHITFEQDGSGATLPVMSNITMPAGEYAAQGVTIQPNVRVVRDSDACFRLLQDIAGGSTPYGLSASNTTSMEFDPPVQAFGFVFVAIFFQNATFTAFDEDNNVIETAVFTGPFIDGSGCGFLEHGFVGIESTTPIHRVTVSAPSGAIDNLRFAPAETDADDDGIADEDDNCPDDANPGQEDADGDGLGDACDACPFDAANDSDGDGVCGNVDNCPTLPNAGQDDADSDGIGDICDVCSNDASNDGDGDGVCEDLDNCPGFANPGQEDSDGDLLGDACDLCPLDANNDADGDGVCGDEDNCPNVANTGQENADGDAQGDACDACPNDPANDLDGDGLCGDVDNCPSTANADQADLDGDGIGDACDGDIDGDGLSNANETVFGTNPLVADTDGDGLSDGVEVDTAMGSGCPNPTQADSDGDSLPDGYELLTLHTSPCSADTDGDGVADNVDPLPLEPGVTQGYLQSLTCQLAIDILQMDHNLFTGNNAIAKKARRATLALHAALASALISHGNYNAAQNQLENLLDRIDGVNAPQDWMVPSAQKTALAEYVDLLISLIDFF, encoded by the coding sequence ATGTTGACGCGCACACGTTTCTTTTTTGCCGCGCTCGCGGCGGGATCGCTGTTGCTGGGAGCCGGCCATCGGTCATGGGCCGCACCCATCACCGATGCCAGTTACTTCAACTCGGTCGCTCACACGCACATCACGTTCGAGCAGGACGGCTCCGGCGCGACGCTGCCCGTGATGTCCAACATCACGATGCCCGCAGGCGAGTACGCGGCGCAGGGCGTCACGATTCAGCCGAATGTCCGCGTGGTGCGCGACAGCGACGCGTGCTTCCGGCTGCTTCAGGACATCGCCGGCGGCTCGACGCCGTACGGCCTCTCCGCTTCGAACACCACGTCGATGGAATTCGACCCGCCGGTGCAGGCCTTCGGGTTTGTCTTTGTCGCGATCTTTTTCCAGAACGCGACCTTCACGGCCTTCGACGAGGACAACAACGTGATCGAGACGGCGGTCTTCACAGGACCGTTCATTGACGGCTCGGGCTGCGGCTTTCTCGAACACGGCTTTGTCGGCATCGAATCGACCACGCCCATTCATCGCGTGACCGTTTCGGCGCCTTCCGGTGCGATTGACAACCTGCGGTTTGCTCCTGCCGAGACCGATGCCGACGACGACGGCATCGCCGACGAGGATGACAACTGCCCCGACGACGCCAACCCTGGTCAGGAGGATGCCGACGGCGACGGTCTGGGCGACGCGTGCGACGCGTGCCCGTTCGACGCGGCCAACGATTCCGACGGCGACGGCGTCTGCGGGAACGTGGACAACTGCCCGACGCTGCCCAACGCCGGCCAGGACGACGCCGACAGCGACGGCATCGGCGACATCTGCGACGTCTGTTCCAACGACGCCAGCAACGACGGCGACGGTGACGGCGTCTGCGAAGACCTCGACAACTGCCCCGGCTTTGCCAACCCCGGTCAGGAGGACTCCGACGGCGATCTGCTCGGCGACGCCTGTGACCTCTGCCCGCTCGACGCCAACAACGATGCGGACGGCGACGGCGTCTGCGGCGACGAGGACAACTGCCCGAACGTGGCGAACACCGGCCAGGAAAACGCCGATGGCGACGCGCAGGGCGATGCCTGCGACGCCTGCCCGAATGATCCGGCCAACGATCTGGACGGCGACGGACTGTGCGGCGATGTGGACAACTGTCCGAGTACCGCCAACGCCGATCAGGCCGACCTCGACGGCGACGGCATCGGCGATGCCTGCGACGGCGACATCGACGGCGACGGCTTGTCGAACGCGAACGAGACCGTCTTCGGCACGAATCCGCTTGTCGCGGACACCGACGGCGACGGCTTGAGCGATGGCGTTGAAGTTGACACCGCCATGGGGTCGGGCTGCCCGAACCCGACGCAGGCTGATTCGGATGGTGACAGCCTGCCCGACGGCTACGAGCTGTTGACGCTCCACACGTCTCCGTGCAGCGCCGATACCGATGGCGACGGCGTCGCTGACAACGTTGACCCGTTGCCGTTGGAGCCCGGCGTCACGCAGGGATACCTCCAAAGCCTGACGTGCCAACTGGCGATCGACATCCTGCAAATGGATCACAACCTGTTTACCGGGAACAACGCCATCGCCAAGAAGGCACGGCGGGCCACGCTTGCGTTGCACGCGGCGCTGGCTTCGGCGCTGATCAGCCACGGGAACTACAACGCGGCCCAGAACCAGTTGGAGAACCTGCTGGATCGCATCGACGGCGTCAACGCACCGCAGGATTGGATGGTGCCTTCGGCGCAGAAGACGGCTCTGGCGGAGTACGTCGATCTGCTGATCTCGCTGATTGACTTTTTCTGA